Within the Nocardioides aurantiacus genome, the region TGGTTCGTCGGTGCGGCGGCGATCGTCTTCACTGCCGGTGGCGTGCCCCTGGCGCTCCTCGCAGGAGCGGCGCACGTGTGGCGAGAGGATATGTGCCGGGTCCGACGCCTTCAAACCACGGCGTGGTCGCACGGCGTCCACGACCGCGGCTAGAGTTGTGCCACCGCACGGCGTGGACGGGACGAGTACCCCTCTGCACGGCCAGGAGCGAGTCGGGGACGGTGGGAGCCCGGTGGCACGGCAGGGGCGAAGATCACCCCGAGCCGCCGGAAGAAACGGCTCCCAGCACCACCGGGGACCGGAGTAGACCCGGCAGCGGTGGACCCTCCCGGGTCACCCACGAAGTGGGCCGGCACGCACCTGCGCCGGCCAAGGAGGGTGGTACCGCGGGGCCCGGCCCGGCCGGTCCTCGTCCCTTCGGTCAGCACCGCACCGGACCGAAGGACGACCGTGACCCAGCCCGACGCCCCGACGGGTGCCCCCACCGGGGCACCGCCCGCGTACCGCCCCGTCCCGCCCCAGGTGGACCTGCCCGCGCTCGACCGCGAGGTGCTGGGGTTCTGGAAGGACCGGGGCATCTTCGAGAAGTCCGTGGCGCGCAACGCCGGGGCCGACACCTGGACCTTCTACGAGGGCCCGCCCACGGCCAACGGCCGGCCCGGGACGCACCACATCGAGTCGCGGACCTTCAAGGACGTCTTCCCGCGGTTCCGGACGATGCAGGGCTACCAGGTCAACCGCAAGGGCGGCTGGGACTGCCACGGCCTGCCCGTCGAGCTGGCCGTGGAGAAGGAGCTCGGCTTCTCCGGCAAGCCCGACATCGAGGCCTTCGGCATCGAGGAGTTCAACGCCCGCTGCCGCGAGTCCGTGACCCGCTACGTCGGCCTCTGGGAGGAGATGACCGACCGGATGGGCTGCTGGCTCGACATGCGCGAGCCCTACCGCACCATGGACCCGGAGTACGTCGAGTCGGTCTGGTGGGCGCTGAAGCAGATCCACGGCAAGGGACTGCTGGTCGAGGACTACCGGGTCGCGCCGTACTGCCCCCGCTGCGGCACCGGGCTCTCGGACCACGAGCTGGCCCAGGGCTACGAGACCGTGACAGACCCGAGCGTCTACGTGCGGCTCCCCCTCACCTCGGGCCCGTACGCCGGGACCGGCGGCCAGCAGGGCGCCAGCCTGCTGATCTGGACCACGACCCCCTGGACGCTGGTGTCCAACGCGCTGGTCGCCGCGCAACCGGGGCTGACCTACGTCAGCGTCACCGACGGCGTCGAGACCCTCGTGATGGCCGAGTCGCTCGTGGCGTCCGTGCTGGGCGAGGGCTGGGAGATCGAGGACCGCTTCACCGGCACCGACATGGTGGGCTGGACCTACCAGCGCCCGTTCGAGCTGCTGTCGTGGCCGGCCCGCACCGACGGCGCGACCGACCTGCCCGACGCCCACTACGTCGTGGCCGAGGACTACGTCACCGCCGAGGACGGCACCGGGCTGGTGCACCAGTCCCCCGCGTTCGGCGAGGACGACTTCGCCTCGTGCCGCCGCAACGGCGTCGCCATGGTCAACCCGGTCACGCCGCGCGGCGAGTTCGAGGACGGCCTGCCGCTGGTCGGCGGCCAGTTCTTCCGCCACGCCAACACCGACCTGGTCGAAGACCTCACCCGGCGCGGGCTGCTCTTCCGCCACCTGCCCTACGAGCACAGCTACCCGCACTGCTGGCGCTGCCACACCTCGCTGCTCTACTACGCCCAGCCGTCGTGGTACGTCCGGACCACCGAGGTCAAGGACGACCTGCTGGCCCAGAACGAGCAGACCACCTGGTACCCCGCCACCATCAAGCACGGCCGCTACGGCGACTGGCTGACCAACAACATCGACTGGGCGCTCTCCCGCAGCCGCTACTGGGGCACACCGCTGCCGATCTGGCGCTGCGCCGAGGACCACCAGACCTGCGTCGGGTCGCTGGCCGAGCTCTCCGGGCTCACCGGCACCGACCAGTCCGGTCTCGACCCGCACCGGCCGTTCGTCGACGACGTCGCGTTCGCCTGCCCCACCTGCGGGCAGGAGGCCCGCAGGGTCCCCGAGGTCATCGACGCGTGGTTCGACTCCGGCTCGATGCCGTTCGCACAGTGGGGCTATCCCCACGTCGAGGGCTCGGCCGAGCGCCTGGAGCAGGCCTACCCGGCCGACTTCATCTGCGAGGCCATCGACCAGACCCGCGGCTGGTTCTACACGCTGATGGCCGTCGGGACGCTGGTCTTCGAGCAGTCGTCCTACCTCAACGTGCTCTGCCTGGGCCACATCCTGGCCGAGGACGGCCGCAAGATGTCCAAGCACCTCGGCAACATCCTCGAGCCGATCCCGCTGATGGACGAGCACGGCGCCGACGCGGTGCGGTGGTTCATGGCCGCCGGCGGCTCCCCCTGGGCCGCCCGCCGGGTCGGTCACACCACGATCCAGGAGACCGTCCGCAAGGTCCTGCTGACCTACTGGAACTCCGTGGCCTTCCACGTGCTCTACGCCGGCATCGCCCGGTGGACGCCCGGGGCCAGCAGCGCCCCGCCCGTCGCCGACCGCCCGGTGATGGACCGCTGGGCCCTCTCCGAGGCCCACCACCTCGTCGCCGAGGTGACCACGGCGATGGAGGGCTTCGACACCCAGCGCGCCGGGTCGCTGCTCGCGGCGTACGTCGACGACCTGAGCAACTGGTACGTCCGGCGCTCGCGCCGCCGCTTCTGGGCCGGCGACGAGTCGGCGTTCGCCACGCTGCACGAGTGCCTGCGCCTGGTCACGCAGCTGATGGCGCCGCTGGCGCCGTTCGTGACCGAGAAGGTGTGGGGCGACGTGTTCGCCGCCAGCGAGCCCGACCTGGCCGAGTCGGTCCACCTGTCCACGTGGCCCGTGGCCGAGGCGTCGTACGTCGACCGGGAGCTGTCGGCGCAGATGCTGCTCGTGCGACGGCTGGTCGAGCTGGGCCGCGCCGCGCGCGCCGACGCCAAGGTCCGGACGCGGCAGCCGCTGGGACGGGCGCTGGTCGCCTCCGGGGCACACGCCCGGTTGGGCGAGGAGCTGCGGCGCGAGATCGCCGAGGAGCTCAACGTCGGCGCCGTGGAGCCGCTCTCGGCCGCCGGGGCCGACCTGGTCGACCACAGCGCCAAGGGCAACTTCCGCGCGCTGGGCAAACGGTTCGCCAAGGACACCCCGCGCGTGGCGGCGGCGATCGCGGCGGCCGACGCCGCGACGCTGGCGGCGACCCTGGCGGCCGAGGGCCGGGCCACGGTCGAGCTCGACGGCGCGCCCGTCGAGGTGCTGCCCGACGAGGTCATCCTCTCCGAGCGGCCGCGCGAGGGCTGGTCGGTGGTCAACGAGCAGGGCGAGACGGTCGCGCTCGACCTCGAGCTGACCCCCGGGCTGCTCCGGGCCGGCACGGCCCGCGAGGTGGTCCGGATGGTGCAGGAGGCCCGGAAGGGCTCCGGCTTCGAGGTCTCGGACCGGATCGTGCTGCGCTGGCACGCCATCGACGCCGACGGCGACCTCGCACCCGCGGTCACCGAGCACGAGGACCTGATCGCCGCCGAGGTGCTCGCCACCACGGTCGAGCAGGCAGCCACCGACGACGACCTCCCCCACCGCGACGCCGACCTCGGCATCGCGTTCTCGGTGACGCGGGTCTAGCCCGGGTCCGGACGCACCACGGCCCCGACCGGAGTCCCGGTCGGGGCCGTCGTACGTCGTGGGACCTCAGGCCCCGGCGTCGTCCTGCGGGTGGCCGTGGCCGGCCGGGAGCTCCCCGCCCTCGCCGCGCCCGTCGAGCGCCTCGAGCTGCTGGGTGAAGTAGCTCTTCAGCCGGCTGCGGTACTCCCGCTCGAACGCGCGCAGGTTGTCGACCTCGGTGTCGAGGCGCTGCTTCTCGCGCTCGATGTCGGCCAGGGCCTGGCTGCGCTTGCCCTCGGTCTCGGCGTCGAGGTTCTGCGCGCGGGTGCGCGCCTCCTCGTCGAGCTGGTCGGTCCGCTGCCGGGTCTCGGCCTGGAGCTGCTCGGCCTCGGTGCGGGCCGAGGCGACGATCTCCTGTGCCTCCTGGCGGGCCTCGGCGACGACCTCGTCGGCGTTGCGGGTGGCCAGCTCGAGCAGGCGGGTGGCCGCGGAGGACGCCTCGGCCGAGGTGGTGACCCGGATCTGCTCGTGCGGGGAGGGGCGGAGGCCGGAGGCGGCAGGCGTCGCCTGGGGCTCGGCGGCCGTCTGCTCGGCCTCGCCGGAGACCGGCGGCGCCTCGGCGGCGGCCGGCTCCTCGGGCGTCTCAGCCGGGCTGGTGGCCGGGACGGCGGCCGGCGTGGCGGGAGCGCCGGTGGCCGCGTCGTCGGCCTCGGTGGCGCCGGCGCGCGAGCGCAGCTGCTCGTTCTCCTTGAGCAGGCGACCCAGCTCGGCCTCGACCTCGTCGAGGAACTGGTCGACCTCTCCCTGGTCGTATCCCTCGCGCAGCCGCGTCGGGGTGAACCTCTTGGTGCTCACGTCCTCGGGCGTCAACGGCATGACCTCACCTGGCATCCTCACGTCGTCCATCACGGGCTCGTGGAACCCTAG harbors:
- the ileS gene encoding isoleucine--tRNA ligase, giving the protein MTQPDAPTGAPTGAPPAYRPVPPQVDLPALDREVLGFWKDRGIFEKSVARNAGADTWTFYEGPPTANGRPGTHHIESRTFKDVFPRFRTMQGYQVNRKGGWDCHGLPVELAVEKELGFSGKPDIEAFGIEEFNARCRESVTRYVGLWEEMTDRMGCWLDMREPYRTMDPEYVESVWWALKQIHGKGLLVEDYRVAPYCPRCGTGLSDHELAQGYETVTDPSVYVRLPLTSGPYAGTGGQQGASLLIWTTTPWTLVSNALVAAQPGLTYVSVTDGVETLVMAESLVASVLGEGWEIEDRFTGTDMVGWTYQRPFELLSWPARTDGATDLPDAHYVVAEDYVTAEDGTGLVHQSPAFGEDDFASCRRNGVAMVNPVTPRGEFEDGLPLVGGQFFRHANTDLVEDLTRRGLLFRHLPYEHSYPHCWRCHTSLLYYAQPSWYVRTTEVKDDLLAQNEQTTWYPATIKHGRYGDWLTNNIDWALSRSRYWGTPLPIWRCAEDHQTCVGSLAELSGLTGTDQSGLDPHRPFVDDVAFACPTCGQEARRVPEVIDAWFDSGSMPFAQWGYPHVEGSAERLEQAYPADFICEAIDQTRGWFYTLMAVGTLVFEQSSYLNVLCLGHILAEDGRKMSKHLGNILEPIPLMDEHGADAVRWFMAAGGSPWAARRVGHTTIQETVRKVLLTYWNSVAFHVLYAGIARWTPGASSAPPVADRPVMDRWALSEAHHLVAEVTTAMEGFDTQRAGSLLAAYVDDLSNWYVRRSRRRFWAGDESAFATLHECLRLVTQLMAPLAPFVTEKVWGDVFAASEPDLAESVHLSTWPVAEASYVDRELSAQMLLVRRLVELGRAARADAKVRTRQPLGRALVASGAHARLGEELRREIAEELNVGAVEPLSAAGADLVDHSAKGNFRALGKRFAKDTPRVAAAIAAADAATLAATLAAEGRATVELDGAPVEVLPDEVILSERPREGWSVVNEQGETVALDLELTPGLLRAGTAREVVRMVQEARKGSGFEVSDRIVLRWHAIDADGDLAPAVTEHEDLIAAEVLATTVEQAATDDDLPHRDADLGIAFSVTRV
- a CDS encoding DivIVA domain-containing protein, with the protein product MDDVRMPGEVMPLTPEDVSTKRFTPTRLREGYDQGEVDQFLDEVEAELGRLLKENEQLRSRAGATEADDAATGAPATPAAVPATSPAETPEEPAAAEAPPVSGEAEQTAAEPQATPAASGLRPSPHEQIRVTTSAEASSAATRLLELATRNADEVVAEARQEAQEIVASARTEAEQLQAETRQRTDQLDEEARTRAQNLDAETEGKRSQALADIEREKQRLDTEVDNLRAFEREYRSRLKSYFTQQLEALDGRGEGGELPAGHGHPQDDAGA